A segment of the Oncorhynchus tshawytscha isolate Ot180627B linkage group LG06, Otsh_v2.0, whole genome shotgun sequence genome:
TAAGGCGGAGGCTCTTTCTAGTACATCAgtgggcacgcacacacacacacaacccccaacAACTGCACCGTGGacatcgattaaggcagccccctgcatctctctgattcagagggcttgggttaaatgcagaagacattttggttgaatgcattcacttgtacaactgactaggtatcccctttccccaacacacacacagcaaaactCACAGTCTGGTCTGTATCCTGAACCCCTTGGTGTTCTCTTAACTAGAAGGCTGAAATGACAAAGCATACAACCAGAGAAATGAATAGGATATCTAGGCAAACCATACTCTTAATGGCATGGGATGTTCTCAATGACATGGTCTACACAGCAAAAATACAATCCACTCAATGGCCTCTCAATAATATACTGTACTACAGTGCACTCAAGAACATTACCATTTACAACCTAAACTAGAGTCAAATAGTCCCTTCGATAGCAGAGGGTTATCCCGTCCTGCCACACATCAGTTAACAGTGCATAGATGAACTCTTAAGCTGTTCCAGTCACATAACATCTCTAAATCAGTGCTTAAGGGGAAGAGAGAGCATTAGGGTAGACAGAGAGTGCCGTCATTCACAGTGCTGTCTGGATTGGAAAAGTGACTGACATTCTGAGCTGCAACACTTCTGTCTAAATCAGGGCAACACAGTACTTGTAGAGAATGTTCAGTAGGCATGATATGGGAGGAAAGAGAGTACTGTATACAATGGTTCTCACCTGACCACTTTGACCATCTTTGGATTGCATTCACTCAGCAGTGATAGCAGTGTCTCCATAGTCCTCCCAGTCTCCACAATGTCCTAAACCAATCAGCAGGACAGATACCGTTGGATAAGGGGTTTCAATTCAAGGCGTGCAAAGCAGTCCTACAACAATTCAAGGCAAGCAATAAAATATTTATGTGGACAGCCATAGCGATGGTACACCCAAGAGTGAATGTGATTTGTGCCCTGGTCATATTGCTACGGTTGATGTGAGAGCTAGCATGCTCCACATTTATTTACAGCAGTTTTAACATTTAGAGAGATGTAATATTCAGATGAAGTACtagaaagacagagggaaatTGTCCTTACCTCAACTATCAAAACATTCTGCAAAGGAAATGAGGAAACAATTCAATACACAAATATACTGTTGATGAATATGTACATAATCAGaacatttgaattatttatttttttaaatacagagcCTGTAAAAGGGTTACAATTTCACTCCTAAGATGTAAGATATTTGATCAGTGGTTATGGCAAGCAATCAAATCTCACCTTCCCCGTTAGAGTAGAGAGCTCATCCCCTCCAATAACTTTGACACTGTTTGTAGACTGGTCATTCTGGGGACAATACACACCAGTAAAACTACACTTCACCCAGGATGAGGGTGATGGTCTAAATCTGTCATAAGGTGATCTAGTGGTGATCTAAATATACCTCAGAACAGTGTTCTGCTAATGCATCAATAGCAGATCCGAGTTGTGCAGATCCGATTGTGCTTTAGCCAACCCGTGTCGTGTGTGTTGGCATGAGAACATAACAAAGGAGTTGGCTAAACGCACAAACTGATCTAAGAACAGGCTAGACAACATCATTCTCCAGCAACAATACCCAGAATAAGCATGTAACCCAGCATTTACTGTACATAAAGATTGCCATCGACTGTATTTAACTGATTTTGAAGCTATTGAAGGAGGAAGATCAATGTGGAATGGTTCACTCACGCAATAGCTCTTTAGTCTAATGAAATCCACAGTCAACGGGACAGACTTATCGCAGTTCTGATTTAGGGCCTTGATATAGTCCAGCAGGTCAGAAAAGAATTTATAACCTCCTTTGAGAACACACAGTGCTACTATATGGTGTCCCCCCATGTCCCGGACTATATCACGAGCCAGGCGCTCAgtcctagagagagacagaggggacagagagaaaaggcATGGAGTTAGAGAAGGAGACAGGAAGATACAATAGCATGTGACCTGTAATTTCTGTGAAGGCTCATCAATCTTCAGTTGGTTTGTGATCTAGTCAGTCAAAACAATAATGGTTTGTGGTTAGTCTGACCAGGTGGACACCTGATGAAAAGTTGCTTCCTAGGTCAAACCAAATGTTCTGTTTGGAGTCCTACAGTATTCAGAACACGGTTTAACATGGCATTCTACAACCGGTTAGTCTGATTGCCCAGGTCTCATTCGTAATGTCTGCAATGCAAATTGATGGTGGCTGTTACATCACTGCTGGCCTGAATGCCTTTCAGTGATTTGTCTAACAAATATGTTGGTGAGCTGTTTCACACAATATACCTTTGCAACCATGGGTCAATTTTTTAAAAAACAATGAAGGCACAGAATGGGGGGGGgattatttttttctttctttgaaATTCAGTTTGTTAGTGTCCCAACTTGATTTACTAgttgttatttttttaatatttttttttagataaacaatataaaaatgaaataaatgttTAAGTTTTAGTGTTAGTGTTGGGGACGGAAAGTAGCCTCCTATGTGTGGGAGGCTAGGAGCCATTTATGTGTTGTAGGTTGTAATTCTGTTAGCTAGTGACAACAGAGAGGAAAAAGGCGAAGCGAGAGGGTCGACGCCAACCCTAAATCTGTCTGCGTGAAAATTAGCATTAACTAGTAGAAGTGGGGAATTgatgtatggaggtcaatgagagtgtcGAGTTTggccaacaaaaaaaatgtattagtaATTTGCTACGTTATGCTTATTTGAtgatcgaatagaagtttcgtaatggtTAGGTTTTTACAAATGCACTGATAAGGGGACACACGTGCATTTCCGCAACTTTCAAAATTAGACTattggagttgtgcctgttgttcacacgaGTATCTGCCCCCTCATCGGCTAGAATGATCCCACCTGATCTTTCCTCCTCCCGCCT
Coding sequences within it:
- the LOC112252480 gene encoding hypoxanthine-guanine phosphoribosyltransferase, whose translation is MATYHQIPDDEKGYELDLFCVPKHYEEDLDRVIIPHGLIMDRTERLARDIVRDMGGHHIVALCVLKGGYKFFSDLLDYIKALNQNCDKSVPLTVDFIRLKSYCNDQSTNSVKVIGGDELSTLTGKNVLIVEDIVETGRTMETLLSLLSECNPKMVKVVSLLVKRTPRGSGYRPDYMGFEVPDWFLVGYALDYNEYFRDLGHICILNEKAKVKYKV